In the genome of Acidimicrobiia bacterium, one region contains:
- a CDS encoding site-specific integrase, whose product MIRRHGNRWQVTVYAGADPDTGRERRVRASVRALPGQKRPSKEARELEARLLLEVGAGEHRDIRITVAELLDRWMEHAAPDLSPHTAHGYRLYIARNIVPAIGRVRVDKLTTAMLDRLYRQLRESGGKGGRPLAPATVRQVHAVIRRALVQAQRWGWIKDNPAALATPPKIVRREMVPPTPAQVARILAEAEADGAPTALAIRLAALTGARRGEVCGIRWSDIDLDAASLVIRRSIVELDHRLTAKDPKTHQVRRVSLDDETLAMLRSRRTAQAELALAIGVALVDEAYVCSEHPAGTEPLHPSMLSERFRRIARRLKVQARLHDLRHWHVTQALGAGLPVRDVAERVGHASARMTLDVYGHAIAGADRKAAEAVAAILDEVAVDTKPTKLRRRPRRPTFGT is encoded by the coding sequence GTGATCCGCCGCCATGGCAACCGCTGGCAGGTGACGGTCTACGCGGGCGCTGACCCCGACACCGGCCGCGAGCGGCGCGTGCGCGCCTCGGTACGCGCGCTGCCCGGTCAGAAGCGCCCGTCCAAGGAAGCCCGCGAGCTCGAGGCGAGGCTGCTGCTCGAGGTCGGCGCCGGGGAACACCGCGACATCCGTATCACGGTCGCCGAGCTGCTTGACCGCTGGATGGAGCACGCCGCGCCCGATCTCTCGCCGCACACCGCGCACGGCTACCGGCTCTACATCGCCCGCAACATCGTGCCGGCCATCGGCCGGGTGCGCGTCGACAAGCTCACGACGGCGATGCTCGACCGCCTCTACCGACAGCTGCGCGAGTCCGGTGGAAAAGGCGGCCGCCCCCTCGCGCCCGCCACGGTGCGCCAGGTGCACGCGGTGATCCGCCGTGCGCTCGTGCAGGCGCAGCGGTGGGGCTGGATCAAGGACAACCCCGCCGCGCTGGCCACCCCGCCCAAGATCGTGCGGCGGGAGATGGTGCCGCCGACACCGGCGCAGGTTGCCCGAATCCTCGCCGAGGCTGAGGCGGATGGCGCGCCAACTGCGCTGGCGATCCGACTCGCCGCGCTCACCGGGGCGCGGCGCGGCGAAGTGTGCGGCATCCGTTGGTCCGACATCGACCTCGACGCCGCCAGCCTCGTGATCCGCCGCTCGATCGTCGAGCTCGACCACCGACTCACCGCCAAGGACCCGAAGACGCATCAGGTGCGTCGGGTTTCTCTCGACGACGAGACGCTGGCGATGCTGCGCTCCCGTCGCACCGCGCAGGCCGAGCTCGCGCTGGCAATCGGCGTCGCGCTCGTCGACGAGGCCTACGTGTGCTCCGAGCACCCCGCCGGAACGGAACCGCTGCACCCGAGCATGCTGTCCGAGCGGTTCCGACGGATCGCCCGCCGCTTGAAGGTCCAGGCGCGTCTCCATGACCTGCGCCACTGGCACGTCACACAGGCCCTCGGCGCCGGTCTTCCGGTTCGTGACGTTGCCGAGCGCGTCGGCCACGCCAGCGCGCGCATGACCCTCGATGTCTACGGCCACGCGATCGCCGGTGCCGACCGCAAGGCCGCGGAGGCGGTCGCCGCGATCCTCGACGAAGTGGCTGTCGACACCAAGCCGACGAAGCTCCGACGCCGACCGCGACGTCCGACATTCGGCACGTAG
- the rpoD gene encoding RNA polymerase sigma factor RpoD, protein MTEPDIAATGSDENPAIEALITRVASRGFVTSAEIFTALHTLEPETAELAAIYDRFRARDIEVVDEIVEELQREDAQREGESGDGGRARHGEGGRSTAVRPGDAAATRPRVRRSAAERLDGPQGPRDRGESSSFDPVRMYLKEIGKVSLLTAEQEVTLAKRLEAGMQAAERLEAQADQGMSAEQLANEQAIVEDGALAKRQLTEANLRLVVSIAKRYVGRGMALLDLVQEGNLGLIRAVEKFDYSKGFKFSTYATWWIRQAITRAIADQARTIRIPVHMVETMNKVLRVQRAMLQELGREPTVEEVARKVDMTPDKVREIQRISQEPLSLETPVGEEDDSYLGDFVADESAVSPDSAAERERLKEEIEMALNELNPREQQVMRLRFGLDDGQVRTLEEVGKEFGVTRERIRQIESKTISKLKHPTRSQRLRDFLGEA, encoded by the coding sequence TTGACGGAACCCGACATCGCGGCCACGGGATCCGATGAGAACCCAGCGATTGAAGCACTGATAACGCGCGTCGCAAGCCGCGGTTTCGTCACGTCAGCAGAGATCTTCACCGCGTTGCACACACTCGAGCCCGAGACGGCGGAGCTCGCTGCGATCTACGACCGCTTCCGTGCTCGTGACATCGAAGTGGTCGACGAGATCGTCGAAGAGCTCCAGCGCGAGGACGCGCAACGAGAAGGTGAGTCGGGCGACGGCGGTCGCGCCCGTCACGGTGAAGGTGGTCGCAGCACCGCCGTCCGACCGGGCGACGCCGCGGCGACGCGACCCCGGGTGCGCCGCAGCGCGGCCGAGCGTCTCGACGGGCCCCAGGGTCCACGTGACCGAGGCGAGTCGAGCAGCTTCGACCCCGTCCGCATGTACCTCAAGGAGATCGGCAAGGTCTCGTTGCTCACCGCCGAGCAGGAGGTCACGCTCGCGAAGCGCCTGGAGGCGGGCATGCAGGCGGCCGAGCGGCTCGAGGCCCAGGCTGACCAGGGGATGAGCGCCGAGCAGCTGGCCAACGAGCAGGCCATCGTGGAGGACGGCGCGCTCGCCAAGCGCCAGCTCACCGAGGCCAACCTCCGGCTGGTGGTGTCGATCGCCAAGCGGTACGTGGGCCGGGGCATGGCGCTGCTCGACCTGGTGCAGGAGGGCAACCTCGGGCTCATCCGGGCGGTCGAGAAGTTCGACTATTCGAAGGGCTTCAAGTTCTCCACGTACGCCACGTGGTGGATCCGCCAGGCGATCACCCGGGCGATCGCCGACCAGGCCCGCACGATCCGCATCCCGGTGCACATGGTCGAGACGATGAACAAGGTCTTGCGCGTCCAGCGGGCCATGCTCCAAGAGCTCGGACGCGAGCCGACCGTCGAAGAGGTCGCGCGCAAGGTCGACATGACTCCCGACAAGGTGCGCGAGATCCAGCGCATCTCTCAAGAGCCGCTGTCGCTCGAGACGCCCGTCGGCGAGGAGGACGACAGCTACCTCGGTGACTTCGTCGCCGACGAGAGCGCGGTGTCACCCGACTCAGCCGCCGAGCGCGAGCGGCTGAAGGAAGAGATCGAGATGGCGCTCAACGAGCTCAACCCGCGCGAGCAGCAGGTGATGCGACTGCGCTTCGGGCTCGACGATGGTCAGGTCCGCACGCTCGAAGAGGTTGGCAAGGAGTTCGGCGTCACCAGGGAGCGGATCCGCCAGATCGAGTCGAAGACGATCTCGAAGCTCAAGCACCCCACTCGCTCACAGCGCCTGCGCGACTTCCTCGGAGAGGCGTAG
- a CDS encoding putative PEP-binding protein, with protein sequence PFDTILGWADEFRRLRVRTNADLPHDAEVARRYGAEGIGLCRTEHMFLGDRLPLVQRFILASEEAEEEQVLRELGEQQRLDFVGILEAMDGLPVTVRLLDPPLHEFLPDIEELIVSDARGELDEKGRVLLHAAHQWREANPMLGTRGVRLGVLKPGLYRTQVRALLEAAAERKAAGGDPQVEIMIPLSVSEPELSLAVSWVREVAEELGYNDYLVGTMVETPRACLVADEIASVSEFFSFGTNDLTQMVFGFSRDDVEGRFMSQYLELGLLVANPFETLDIGGVGQLMRSAIELGRGARADLKLGICGEHGGDPASVQFCHEVGLDYVSCSPYRVPIARLAAAHAVLGADGPGATAE encoded by the coding sequence CCCTTCGACACGATCCTCGGGTGGGCCGACGAGTTTCGCCGGCTGCGGGTGCGTACGAACGCCGACCTGCCGCACGATGCCGAGGTGGCGCGCCGTTACGGCGCCGAAGGGATCGGCCTGTGTCGCACGGAGCACATGTTCCTCGGTGACCGCCTGCCGCTCGTGCAGCGGTTCATCCTGGCTTCAGAGGAGGCCGAGGAGGAGCAAGTCCTGCGTGAGCTCGGTGAGCAGCAGCGTCTCGACTTCGTCGGGATTCTCGAGGCGATGGATGGACTGCCGGTCACGGTCCGTCTTCTCGACCCGCCGCTGCACGAGTTCCTGCCCGACATCGAAGAGCTCATCGTGAGCGACGCCCGCGGCGAGCTCGACGAGAAGGGTCGCGTGCTGCTCCACGCCGCCCATCAGTGGCGTGAGGCGAACCCGATGCTCGGCACGCGCGGCGTGCGACTCGGTGTGCTCAAGCCCGGGCTCTACCGCACGCAGGTGCGGGCGTTGCTCGAGGCCGCGGCCGAACGAAAGGCCGCGGGTGGCGACCCGCAGGTCGAGATCATGATCCCACTCTCTGTGTCGGAGCCCGAGCTGTCGCTCGCGGTGAGCTGGGTGCGCGAGGTCGCCGAGGAGCTCGGGTACAACGACTACCTCGTCGGCACCATGGTGGAGACACCCCGCGCGTGTCTCGTAGCCGACGAGATCGCCAGCGTCTCCGAGTTCTTCTCGTTCGGCACGAACGACCTCACCCAGATGGTGTTCGGCTTCTCGCGCGATGACGTCGAAGGTCGCTTCATGTCGCAGTACCTGGAGCTGGGGCTCCTCGTCGCCAACCCCTTCGAGACGCTCGACATCGGCGGTGTCGGCCAGCTGATGCGCAGCGCGATCGAGCTTGGTCGGGGCGCACGCGCCGACCTCAAGCTCGGCATCTGCGGCGAGCACGGTGGCGATCCAGCGTCGGTGCAGTTCTGCCACGAGGTTGGCCTCGACTACGTGTCGTGCTCCCCGTATCGCGTGCCGATCGCCCGACTCGCCGCGGCGCATGCGGTGCTCGGCGCCGACGGTCCCGGGGCAACTGCTGAGTAG
- a CDS encoding HD domain-containing protein yields MDLETALLPELTVQRAHAGSHAFVGGPLKSREEREIELAATLAPGATRPIGAGERARAEEPDPYRLCFERDLDRIKHSRPWRRLAGKCQVFIAPADDHLRTRLTHAVEVAQVAVGIARAANLCLPLTEAIALAHDCGHGPAGHASEGAFSPYLPGTGYDHAVYGADVTLAELNLCAPTLDGVRNHSWRRPAPATPEGEVVAWADRIAYVCHDFEDAVRAGILEPEDLPAEVRQVVGSRRSDQVGAFVLAALDAIDRTGHVGMTEPAADALARFRDFNFERIYLRPAARRQAERVVRLLQGLVDHFADAPRRLPEPEGLTVEPASPEAAALAVHYVSGMTDRFALGLGVELLGWRPDDLPRGV; encoded by the coding sequence ATGGACCTCGAGACCGCCCTTCTTCCCGAACTGACCGTTCAGCGGGCCCATGCCGGTTCGCACGCCTTCGTTGGCGGGCCGCTCAAGTCGCGGGAGGAGCGCGAGATCGAGCTCGCCGCCACTCTCGCTCCCGGCGCCACCCGCCCGATCGGGGCGGGGGAGCGCGCCCGCGCCGAGGAGCCCGACCCGTACCGGCTCTGCTTCGAGCGCGACCTCGACCGCATCAAGCACTCGCGGCCGTGGCGACGCCTCGCCGGCAAGTGTCAGGTGTTCATCGCGCCGGCCGACGATCATCTCCGCACCCGACTCACGCACGCGGTAGAGGTGGCGCAGGTCGCGGTGGGCATCGCCCGCGCCGCCAACCTCTGTCTCCCGCTCACCGAAGCAATCGCGCTCGCGCACGACTGTGGGCACGGCCCCGCCGGCCACGCGTCAGAAGGCGCGTTCTCTCCGTATCTTCCTGGCACCGGCTACGACCACGCGGTCTATGGGGCCGACGTGACGCTCGCCGAGCTCAACCTGTGCGCGCCCACGCTCGACGGTGTGCGCAACCACTCGTGGCGCCGGCCCGCGCCGGCCACGCCCGAAGGTGAGGTCGTGGCGTGGGCCGACCGCATCGCTTATGTCTGCCACGACTTCGAAGACGCGGTTCGTGCCGGCATCCTGGAGCCCGAAGATCTCCCCGCCGAGGTTCGCCAGGTCGTCGGTTCCCGGCGCTCCGACCAGGTTGGAGCGTTCGTGCTTGCGGCCCTCGACGCGATCGACCGCACCGGCCACGTCGGCATGACCGAGCCCGCCGCCGACGCGCTCGCGCGCTTTCGCGACTTCAACTTCGAGCGCATCTACCTACGCCCCGCGGCACGCCGCCAGGCTGAGCGGGTGGTGCGCCTGCTCCAGGGTCTCGTCGACCACTTCGCCGATGCGCCCCGCCGCCTGCCCGAGCCGGAGGGTTTGACCGTCGAGCCCGCGTCGCCCGAGGCCGCGGCCCTCGCCGTGCACTACGTGAGCGGCATGACCGACCGTTTCGCCCTCGGACTCGGCGTCGAGCTCCTCGGCTGGCGTCCCGACGACCTGCCCCGCGGGGTCTGA
- the dnaG gene encoding DNA primase, whose protein sequence is MGIVDEDIARVRDSTDLVSLIGEQVTLKRVGQRYQGLCPFHQEKTPSFGVNPTMGIFKCFGCGKSGDAITWVRETEHLDFVDAVERLAQRAGVQLRYDDRSQAKDRSRKGRLSEAVGAAIDFSHRLLLDDPQGGQARKYLRSRGFDGDAARQFLLGWAPDGWDALSRWLQQEKKFSREDIIGAGLAFVNKANRLQDQFRGRLLFPIHDVRGEPVGFGGRSLTDDGPKYKNSPDSVVYQKSRLLYGLHWAKEAIVARGDVVICEGYTDVMAYALAGAPNAIATCGTALADDHVRALKNLTRNITLAYDSDSAGQGAAGQWYRWEQTYDLSVRVADLPPGQDPGDLWTQDRPRLLVSLEQAQPFLRFRLDRALAAADLSTHEGRGRAAGIAAAIVAEHPSELVRDQYVMELAGRLEIDADTLRGEVARAKDRPRDSRPARDAGPPPDDADATLPPSAPVVDRREVDLLRWVIHEPEVVADWLDEPLLLDPTAREAYELLVSTHDFHEALASAQGPVRELLERLAVEEPAADDERPVMRSRLMVNTVWPAAQQLLEQLRRDGDDRASLIKADLDALAHDREVGDWESARVVAERLVGWVVEAARASAPEVVEQSV, encoded by the coding sequence ATGGGGATCGTCGACGAGGACATCGCTCGGGTTCGTGACTCGACCGACCTCGTCTCGCTCATCGGCGAGCAGGTCACGCTGAAGCGGGTAGGGCAGCGCTACCAAGGCTTGTGCCCGTTCCACCAAGAGAAGACCCCGTCGTTCGGTGTGAACCCGACGATGGGCATCTTCAAATGTTTCGGTTGCGGAAAGTCGGGTGACGCGATCACCTGGGTGCGCGAGACCGAGCACCTCGACTTCGTGGACGCGGTCGAGCGGCTCGCGCAGCGCGCCGGCGTCCAGCTGCGCTACGACGACCGCAGCCAGGCCAAGGACCGGTCGCGAAAGGGTCGGTTGAGTGAAGCGGTCGGCGCGGCGATCGACTTCTCTCACCGTCTCTTGCTCGATGACCCGCAAGGTGGGCAAGCCCGGAAGTACCTGCGCAGCCGCGGCTTCGACGGCGACGCGGCGCGCCAGTTCCTGCTGGGGTGGGCGCCGGATGGGTGGGACGCGTTGAGCCGGTGGCTCCAACAGGAGAAGAAGTTCTCGCGCGAAGACATCATCGGCGCCGGTCTCGCCTTCGTGAACAAGGCCAACCGACTCCAAGACCAGTTCCGCGGTCGACTGCTGTTCCCGATCCACGACGTGCGCGGTGAACCGGTCGGCTTCGGCGGCCGCTCGCTCACCGACGACGGACCGAAGTACAAGAACTCGCCCGACTCGGTCGTGTACCAGAAGTCTCGATTGCTCTACGGATTGCATTGGGCCAAAGAGGCGATCGTGGCCCGCGGCGACGTGGTGATCTGCGAGGGCTACACCGACGTGATGGCGTACGCGCTCGCCGGTGCGCCCAATGCCATTGCGACCTGCGGTACCGCCTTGGCCGATGACCATGTGCGGGCGCTGAAGAACCTCACCCGAAACATCACCCTGGCCTACGACTCCGACTCCGCAGGGCAGGGCGCGGCCGGGCAGTGGTACCGCTGGGAGCAGACCTACGACCTCTCGGTACGGGTGGCCGACCTGCCCCCGGGGCAGGATCCCGGCGACCTCTGGACCCAAGACCGACCGAGACTGTTGGTCTCGCTCGAGCAGGCGCAACCGTTCCTGCGCTTCCGGCTCGATCGCGCGCTGGCCGCCGCCGACCTGTCGACGCACGAGGGGCGCGGACGCGCCGCTGGGATCGCGGCGGCGATCGTCGCCGAGCACCCGAGCGAGCTCGTGCGCGACCAGTATGTGATGGAGCTGGCCGGGCGACTCGAGATCGATGCCGACACACTCCGTGGTGAGGTTGCGCGCGCGAAAGACCGACCGCGTGACAGTCGGCCCGCACGAGACGCCGGCCCGCCGCCCGATGACGCCGATGCAACGCTGCCACCGAGCGCGCCGGTCGTCGATCGTCGCGAGGTTGATCTCCTGCGTTGGGTCATCCACGAGCCCGAGGTCGTGGCCGACTGGCTCGACGAACCGCTGCTGCTCGATCCCACCGCACGCGAGGCGTACGAGCTGCTCGTGTCCACACATGACTTCCACGAGGCGCTCGCGTCAGCGCAAGGTCCCGTACGTGAGCTGCTCGAGCGACTCGCGGTCGAGGAGCCAGCTGCTGACGACGAACGCCCCGTGATGCGATCGCGACTCATGGTGAACACGGTGTGGCCGGCCGCGCAGCAGCTGCTCGAGCAGCTACGTCGCGATGGTGACGACCGGGCAAGTCTGATCAAAGCCGACCTCGACGCGCTCGCGCACGACCGCGAGGTCGGCGACTGGGAGAGCGCGCGGGTCGTGGCAGAGCGCTTGGTAGGGTGGGTCGTCGAAGCGGCGCGAGCATCCGCGCCCGAGGTGGTGGAGCAGAGCGTTTGA
- a CDS encoding DUF2283 domain-containing protein gives MSITIGTTTFDRVDYDVKADVLYLHAGNPEHGVDFDESPEGHGLRYDVDEKLVGITLVNAKALIDQATPITITIPERVMIDREVLALIIQSAA, from the coding sequence ATGAGCATCACAATCGGAACCACCACGTTTGATCGTGTCGACTACGACGTGAAGGCCGACGTGCTCTACCTGCACGCCGGCAATCCGGAGCATGGGGTCGACTTCGACGAGTCCCCGGAGGGACATGGGCTGCGCTACGACGTCGACGAGAAGCTCGTCGGGATCACGCTCGTGAATGCCAAGGCCTTGATCGATCAAGCCACGCCGATCACGATCACGATTCCTGAACGAGTGATGATCGACCGCGAGGTCTTGGCGCTCATCATCCAGTCGGCCGCGTAG
- a CDS encoding pyruvate, phosphate dikinase, which translates to MKYVSAFEEGSKEQKFLLGGKGANLAEMTKLGLPVPPGFTISTDACKAYMSAGDALPDGLMGEVAAARETLESKMGKGLGDEADPLLVSVRSGAAFSMPGMMDTVLNLGLNDTSVAGVAKQTSNERFAFDSYRRFVQMFGKIVLDIDGERFEKALEELRHERGVETDPELSADDLRGLVETFKGIVQAEAGIEFPQDPTAQLQYAIEAVFKSWNGERAKVYRRMESIPDDLGTAVNVQTMVFGNKGDDSGTGVAFTRDPATGESRGYGDFLRNAQGEDVVAGIRATEHLDAMANHFPECHQQLLGVMDTLEKHYRDMCDIEFTIEQGRLFILQTRVGKRTAVAALRMAVEMESEGMIDKRQAVLRVQPDQLDQLLHPQFDPKAKYAAIAKGLNASPGAAVGKVYFTADDAEAHHEAGEAVILVRPETSPDDLHGMIAAEGILTSRGGLVSHAAVVARGMGTPAVCGANELEIDVAGKVFTVGTATTVREGDVISINGNTGEVVVGAVPVITPEPSGPFDTILGWADEFRRLRVR; encoded by the coding sequence GTGAAATACGTCTCTGCCTTCGAGGAAGGCTCCAAGGAGCAGAAGTTCCTGCTCGGGGGCAAGGGCGCCAACCTCGCCGAGATGACCAAGCTCGGCCTGCCCGTACCTCCTGGCTTCACGATCAGCACCGACGCTTGCAAGGCCTACATGAGCGCGGGTGACGCGCTCCCCGACGGGCTGATGGGCGAGGTCGCCGCGGCTCGCGAGACGCTCGAGTCGAAGATGGGCAAGGGCCTTGGCGACGAAGCTGACCCGCTGCTCGTGTCAGTGCGATCGGGTGCAGCCTTCTCGATGCCCGGGATGATGGACACGGTCTTGAACCTCGGGCTCAACGACACGTCGGTGGCCGGCGTCGCGAAGCAGACGTCGAACGAGCGGTTCGCGTTCGACTCCTATCGTCGGTTTGTCCAGATGTTCGGCAAGATCGTCCTTGACATCGACGGTGAGCGGTTCGAGAAGGCGCTGGAGGAGCTGCGGCACGAGCGCGGCGTGGAGACCGACCCTGAGCTGTCCGCCGACGACCTCCGAGGCTTGGTCGAGACGTTCAAGGGCATCGTGCAGGCCGAAGCCGGCATCGAGTTCCCACAAGACCCCACCGCGCAGCTCCAGTACGCGATCGAGGCCGTGTTCAAGTCATGGAACGGTGAGCGCGCCAAGGTCTACCGCCGGATGGAAAGCATCCCCGACGACCTCGGTACGGCGGTGAACGTCCAGACGATGGTGTTCGGGAACAAGGGCGACGACTCCGGCACCGGAGTCGCGTTCACCCGCGACCCCGCGACGGGCGAGTCCCGCGGGTACGGCGACTTCCTTCGCAACGCACAGGGCGAGGACGTGGTGGCCGGCATCCGGGCCACGGAGCATCTCGACGCCATGGCGAACCACTTCCCGGAGTGCCATCAGCAGCTCCTCGGCGTGATGGACACCCTCGAGAAGCACTACCGCGACATGTGCGACATCGAGTTCACGATCGAGCAGGGTCGGCTCTTCATCCTCCAGACCCGTGTCGGCAAGCGCACGGCGGTGGCGGCGCTGCGTATGGCCGTCGAGATGGAGTCCGAGGGGATGATCGACAAGCGCCAGGCGGTGCTGCGCGTTCAACCGGACCAGCTGGACCAGTTGCTCCACCCCCAGTTCGATCCCAAGGCGAAGTACGCCGCGATCGCGAAGGGGCTCAATGCCTCACCGGGTGCCGCCGTCGGGAAGGTCTACTTCACCGCTGACGACGCCGAAGCGCATCACGAGGCCGGGGAGGCCGTGATCCTCGTTCGCCCCGAGACATCGCCCGATGATCTGCACGGCATGATCGCCGCGGAGGGAATTCTCACGTCGCGCGGTGGGCTCGTGAGCCACGCGGCGGTTGTTGCGCGCGGCATGGGCACGCCTGCCGTGTGCGGTGCGAACGAGCTCGAAATCGACGTTGCGGGCAAGGTGTTCACGGTCGGCACCGCGACGACGGTGCGCGAGGGCGACGTCATCTCGATCAACGGCAACACCGGCGAGGTCGTGGTCGGGGCCGTACCCGTGATCACGCCGGAGCCCAGCGGACCCTTCGACACGATCCTCGGGTGGGCCGACGAGTTTCGCCGGCTGCGGGTGCGTA
- a CDS encoding DUF4238 domain-containing protein — MSEGPSLEIRDQHLISKVLLKQWARGGVLSRVSLRFGTVQKRSPKAEGFEPWYVRGHESVRLEQVWKTTEDRVPEALAAATAGTLFQSRTNIGVIKDLLALHAVRSRQMADMWQRSLARSEHKTRIASLLELISDEEVLAAHFRARTGLEPGGSATLIAERDYLLDELELRLGRGGAGFASALEEQFQQMRDYLAVRGLEIGIAQTSELVIGDNPALTYDKDNGKIGFLQGARLGEADSFVLPLGPQHVVGGGGDNVYRELQEHAVAFLNEMQLLGSQRRVYCTPDGSGLDWVLTRRTEILATVQDSSSGEHGA, encoded by the coding sequence ATGAGCGAAGGCCCTTCTCTCGAGATCCGTGATCAGCACCTCATTTCGAAGGTCTTGCTGAAGCAATGGGCGCGGGGAGGTGTTCTGTCGCGTGTCAGTTTGCGATTCGGCACCGTGCAGAAGCGATCACCGAAAGCAGAAGGATTCGAACCCTGGTACGTACGCGGCCATGAATCGGTTCGCCTGGAACAAGTGTGGAAGACGACCGAAGACCGCGTACCTGAGGCGCTTGCCGCTGCCACTGCCGGCACCCTGTTCCAAAGCAGAACCAATATCGGGGTCATCAAGGATCTGCTTGCCCTTCATGCCGTGCGATCACGGCAGATGGCGGACATGTGGCAGCGGTCACTTGCTCGATCAGAGCACAAGACACGCATCGCATCGCTGCTCGAGTTGATCAGCGACGAGGAGGTGCTCGCAGCGCACTTCCGTGCGCGTACAGGCTTAGAACCCGGAGGTTCGGCCACTTTGATCGCCGAACGGGACTACTTGCTCGATGAACTTGAGCTTCGGCTTGGCAGAGGCGGTGCCGGGTTCGCGAGCGCGTTGGAGGAACAGTTTCAACAGATGCGCGACTACTTGGCCGTTCGCGGCTTGGAGATTGGCATTGCACAGACGAGCGAACTCGTCATCGGCGACAACCCAGCTCTGACGTATGACAAGGACAACGGCAAGATCGGGTTCCTTCAAGGAGCTCGCCTTGGCGAGGCGGACTCGTTTGTCTTGCCACTTGGACCGCAGCATGTGGTAGGTGGCGGTGGGGACAACGTGTACCGCGAGCTTCAGGAACACGCAGTCGCATTTCTGAACGAGATGCAACTGCTCGGCTCACAGCGAAGGGTCTATTGCACGCCTGACGGGAGCGGACTTGATTGGGTGCTTACCCGAAGAACTGAGATCCTCGCGACAGTTCAAGACTCTTCAAGCGGCGAGCACGGCGCCTAG
- a CDS encoding pyridoxamine 5'-phosphate oxidase family protein, whose protein sequence is MTPRSSEARKADTLATLASEKDVWVATADPTGQAHLVPLSLWWDGETVTVTTTATAPTARNAAASGRARIAVGTTRDVVMIDGPIELVPLADAPEVVRTGFLDHCGWDPAWNDGEWVYLRLRPQRVQAWRETDEIDGRTLMRDGRWLV, encoded by the coding sequence TTGACACCTCGCTCGTCGGAGGCGCGAAAGGCCGACACGCTCGCGACGCTCGCGAGCGAGAAGGACGTGTGGGTCGCGACTGCGGATCCCACCGGACAGGCGCACCTCGTGCCGCTCAGCCTCTGGTGGGACGGCGAGACCGTCACGGTGACGACCACCGCGACCGCACCGACCGCCCGCAACGCGGCGGCGTCGGGTCGGGCGAGGATCGCGGTCGGGACCACCCGCGACGTCGTCATGATCGACGGGCCGATCGAGCTGGTGCCGCTGGCCGATGCACCCGAAGTGGTCCGCACCGGCTTCCTCGATCACTGCGGTTGGGACCCGGCGTGGAACGACGGGGAGTGGGTCTACCTGCGACTTCGCCCGCAGCGCGTGCAGGCCTGGAGGGAGACCGACGAGATCGACGGCCGGACCCTCATGCGCGATGGTCGCTGGCTCGTGTGA
- a CDS encoding helix-turn-helix domain-containing protein: MTVQSTHAAPIAFSVAEVAELLGCSSDTVRRMIASGQLRAVQPLGKGGRVFVGRSQIEALFERASSEVA, encoded by the coding sequence ATGACCGTCCAGTCCACGCATGCCGCGCCGATCGCGTTCTCCGTGGCCGAGGTGGCGGAGCTGCTCGGGTGCAGCAGCGACACCGTCCGCCGGATGATCGCCTCGGGACAGCTGCGGGCCGTGCAGCCGCTCGGGAAGGGTGGCCGGGTCTTCGTCGGTCGATCGCAGATCGAGGCCTTGTTCGAGCGAGCCTCGTCGGAGGTTGCCTGA